The genome window TCTCCTCCCGCGCCCTCAGCATGGACTCCACCGCCGAGGTCGGCGCGTAGGCGATGCCTTCAGCGCGCGTACACGGCACGAACCGGAGCGTCAGCGTCAGCGCGTTACTTCGAGCAGGGTGGTCGGGTGTTACCGATACCGTGCGCGGCGACGGGGTAGACGACGTGGTCGGCGGCGTGCTGGGCGTGGACGACGACGACCGCCGAGTCCGGGTGGCACCGCACGATGTTGTCGAGCGCCCACGACAGCGCGTGCAGGCTCTCCTCGCTCGCGTCCACGGCCGCCACCACCTtcagcgccggcgccgccttCGTCAACCTCCCGGCCTCTTCTCCTCCCGctcccgccgcctccgtctTCTCCATGGCGCACTCTAAAGCACGCAACCGGCTAATCCTTGGCTCACTACGCCTTCTATATTTGTACCCGACTTCGAGCACAGACAGTGATGGCGTCTCCTGTTTGTACTTACTCCGGCGCGGCTGCGGCTGCGAGGATGGCGGCACGCCGGCACGGGATACAGCTGATCGAGGCGGTCGTTCTTGTTCTCTTGCTCCGTTTCACAACTCGTGCCTTCGTTGCAGCGTCTTGCCTGCCGTGCATGCGTCCAGAGCTCGTGGTGCAGACACCTGCCCCCGGTTCTGGTGCGCATGTAACGAACATGGCAGCACGAGGCACGCCACGTATACTGACAACAGAAGGTGCGTACTTAGAAATTATGGCAGCGCTTGCGTAACAGCAAATTGCACACGACACGCAGACAGAACCATCAGGAAACAACAAGGCACTTCTACGAACTGTTGGAAGCTCAGCCCAAGTCCGGTAGCTAGGAACATCAACTTTTCAGTTGAATATCACACCAGTAACGCACACTGCCAGTCTGCCACCATGGCAGATGCTGAATTAGGTCCACAGATGAAATTCATATCAGGTTATATTTTGTGTGTCTTTCTCCATGAGACATCAGTCAAACAGAGTGGTGGGGAGGGGGGGAAAATAAAATTCAGCATGGTTGGAGATGCTGGTATAAGAGCACCTCATCCTCTCACAACATCCTAAACCATACAACGATGATCAATCGAACATCTTTTGTTTTCTGATCGTATCCTAGCTCCGTTACCGTCTTCCAGATATAAAGTGAACGCAGTGTGGTGTTATGGCAAAGACCAATTTCCAGCCTTGAACTCTTTATAGGAGGTAGACTTTCTTGATACAGCAAAGAACACTGCATGTAGAGCGATGGAGTGTAATTGTTCACTGCCACTGGGTACTATATGTATTCGACATGTAGTCATGTAAAGCATACAGAGATTGAAGGACCAAACCAGGAATTGCAGGGATGATATAGTCTTTGTGCTGCAGCACTTCTTGAAGAGTTTTTCCTTCCTTTACTTTGACCCACTTACCAGAGCCTTCACCTGACAAGAAAGCAGAATGCAAGAAATTGTATGAAGACTCATAAGTACAGCATAACAATATTGAAGCTTCTTGCTGTAATTAGTTTCTGCTGATGGCAGAATAGACTCATAAGGTAAAGATGGAAAACCATAAAGAGTATGTTGTGCCCACATACTTGACGTAACTGTGCTGCTCTTGCCAGTATCATGCTTTCCATCCTCCCCATCAAGAAGGCTTTCTGGAAGCGACTTTGGGTCTACAGTACCTTCTAGAAGATATTGTAATGTTTCACTTTTGGACAAAAGTGTGTGCCAACACCAGCCTAATGAATCAAAGTAAAGAGTCGGTTAAACAGCAACAGACGGCAAGCTTCTCTATCGTAAAGCTGACCTACCGAAGAATTACACTAGTATTGCCGAACCTTACGGTCCTGAATGTACGAGCAACAAACCCAAAAGGTTACTGAACTACAAAAATTGAACTAGATGATGGTGAATTGGTAATAACGTGCAGCATGACAGTATCCAATTCTGGGTTTCAATACCTCTTGATTTCCCAGGTGAGGCTACGATTTTCAAAATCTGTAC of Phragmites australis chromosome 3, lpPhrAust1.1, whole genome shotgun sequence contains these proteins:
- the LOC133913316 gene encoding universal stress protein A-like protein produces the protein MEKTEAAGAGGEEAGRLTKAAPALKVVAAVDASEESLHALSWALDNIVRCHPDSAVVVVHAQHAADHVVYPVAAHGIGIAYAPTSAVESMLRAREENSRRIVARALDICKAKQVDATAAVVEGDAKEVICQAVERMQAGLLVLGSRGLGKIKRAFLGSVSDYLTHHAGCPVLVVKPPKAHAK